A section of the Actinomycetota bacterium genome encodes:
- a CDS encoding ATP-binding protein, with product MLRSVLLCDTTDEIAALRVAAVNDPDLVVEVSSDALRAIEAAARLRPDVVVCRLSMEGFSGTELLARIGASSPDSHVIVRVPVDDVARASSCLAEGAHGVVATDDEAGAVMAAIRAVAEGGVALSPRIARSIGDALLESLDATERLGADLEDIRHSVAQGTSAKADFLSNISHELRTPVTVAKGIAYVLNNPSIGEDERTEFLGELQGSLDKLMGLVDEIITMSELERGTFELQLADVDLAPTVDRAVAAAREQHPKIRIEASIATPLLTLADEERLEGVVAELLDNACRYSPDGMPVHVSARSMSEGIVVSITDRGEGLDRTVARRSFDEPFSTGEGVLRKEKAGVGVGLHLARQLVIEHGGTLWTDPLPGGGTRASFCIPPPASRGHIRSAGAA from the coding sequence ATGCTCCGTTCCGTGCTCCTCTGCGACACGACGGACGAGATCGCAGCGCTCCGCGTCGCGGCCGTCAACGACCCGGATCTCGTCGTCGAGGTCTCCTCCGACGCGCTCCGCGCGATCGAGGCGGCAGCGCGTCTGCGGCCCGACGTCGTGGTCTGCCGACTCTCGATGGAAGGGTTCTCGGGCACGGAGCTGCTCGCCCGCATCGGCGCCTCGTCACCGGACTCGCACGTGATCGTGCGCGTGCCCGTCGACGACGTCGCTCGGGCGTCCTCGTGCCTCGCCGAGGGGGCGCACGGGGTCGTCGCCACCGACGATGAGGCGGGCGCGGTGATGGCCGCGATCCGGGCGGTGGCCGAGGGCGGGGTGGCCCTGTCCCCCCGCATCGCCCGCTCGATCGGCGACGCGCTCCTCGAGTCGCTCGACGCGACCGAGCGGCTCGGCGCCGACCTCGAGGACATCCGTCACAGCGTGGCCCAGGGCACGTCGGCGAAGGCCGACTTCCTCTCCAACATCTCCCATGAGCTCCGGACACCGGTGACCGTGGCCAAGGGCATCGCTTACGTGCTGAACAACCCGTCGATCGGCGAGGACGAACGGACGGAGTTCCTCGGCGAGCTCCAAGGGTCCCTGGACAAGCTGATGGGCCTCGTGGACGAGATCATCACGATGTCGGAGCTCGAGCGCGGCACGTTCGAGCTCCAACTGGCCGACGTGGATCTCGCCCCCACCGTCGACCGAGCCGTCGCGGCGGCACGGGAGCAGCACCCGAAGATCCGCATCGAGGCGTCGATCGCAACGCCGCTGCTCACGCTCGCCGACGAAGAGCGGCTCGAGGGGGTGGTGGCCGAACTCCTGGACAACGCGTGTCGCTACTCCCCCGACGGGATGCCCGTGCACGTCTCGGCGAGGTCGATGTCGGAAGGCATCGTCGTGAGCATCACCGACCGAGGTGAGGGCCTCGACCGCACGGTGGCGAGGCGTTCGTTCGACGAGCCTTTCTCGACCGGTGAAGGCGTCCTGCGCAAGGAGAAGGCCGGCGTCGGGGTCGGATTGCACCTCGCACGGCAGCTCGTGATCGAGCACGGCGGCACGCTCTGGACGGACCCGCTGCCCGGCGGTGGCACCCGGGCATCGTTCTGCATCCCGCCGCCGGCCTCCCGAGGGCACATCCGGTCGGCGGGCGCCGCCTGA
- the gcvT gene encoding glycine cleavage system aminomethyltransferase GcvT → MDEPAALQHTPLEAEHRALGAKLGPFGGWSMPIEYAGALKEHETVRERVGLFDLTHLGKVDVTGPGALGLLQRVVTNDVSRAAVGEALYNLVLNEGGGVIEDLIVYRLDDERYFVVPNAANAHRVLQILEETPADSRVHLMYHQDWCFLAVQGPESVHVMQRLFPEASDLAFMQCVESEFKRRPVIVTRSGYTGEVGFELFTFQDVAHDLWSALLEEMGPYGGAPCGLAARDVLRLEMGYPLYGQDLFESVTALEAGLSWAVSFDKGDFRGRTSLLRQREEGLPSRLVGLRMHERRHIPRAHYPVFTEDQLIGEVTSGTFSPLLQTGIGLAYLWPADVATTGDTVEVDIRGRRGVADVVRPPFVDRNPR, encoded by the coding sequence GTGGACGAGCCCGCGGCGCTGCAGCACACGCCCCTCGAGGCGGAACATCGGGCGCTCGGCGCGAAGCTCGGTCCGTTCGGCGGATGGTCGATGCCGATCGAGTACGCCGGGGCGCTGAAGGAGCACGAGACGGTTCGCGAGCGCGTCGGACTGTTCGACCTCACGCACCTCGGCAAGGTGGATGTGACCGGCCCCGGAGCCCTGGGTCTGCTGCAGCGGGTCGTCACCAACGACGTGTCCCGCGCCGCCGTCGGTGAGGCGCTCTACAACCTCGTATTGAACGAGGGCGGGGGCGTGATCGAGGACCTGATCGTGTATCGCCTCGACGACGAGCGCTACTTCGTGGTGCCGAACGCCGCCAACGCGCACCGGGTCCTGCAGATCCTAGAGGAGACGCCGGCCGACTCCCGTGTGCACCTGATGTACCACCAGGACTGGTGCTTCCTCGCGGTCCAGGGACCCGAGTCGGTCCACGTGATGCAGCGGCTGTTCCCGGAAGCGAGCGACCTCGCGTTCATGCAGTGTGTCGAGTCGGAGTTCAAACGACGGCCCGTGATCGTCACGAGGTCGGGCTATACCGGCGAGGTCGGGTTCGAGCTCTTCACGTTCCAGGACGTGGCCCACGACCTGTGGAGCGCACTGCTCGAGGAGATGGGGCCTTACGGTGGTGCACCGTGCGGCCTCGCGGCGCGCGACGTGCTTCGACTCGAGATGGGGTATCCGCTCTACGGGCAGGACCTGTTCGAGTCGGTCACCGCCCTGGAGGCAGGGTTGTCGTGGGCCGTCTCGTTCGACAAGGGCGACTTCCGAGGGCGGACGTCGCTGCTGCGGCAACGCGAGGAAGGGCTGCCGAGCCGGCTCGTGGGGTTGCGCATGCACGAGCGACGACACATCCCACGGGCCCACTACCCCGTGTTCACCGAGGACCAGCTGATCGGTGAGGTCACGAGCGGGACGTTCTCGCCGCTGCTGCAGACGGGCATCGGCCTCGCCTACCTCTGGCCCGCCGACGTCGCCACCACCGGCGACACCGTAGAGGTCGACATCCGCGGGCGGCGTGGGGTCGCGGACGTGGTGCGACCGCCGTTCGTCGACCGAAACCCGCGCTGA
- the lpdA gene encoding dihydrolipoyl dehydrogenase, whose protein sequence is MGDAYDVAVIGGGTAGYSAALRAAELGLRVALVERDDRIGGTCLLRGCIPTKALLQSAAVMDAVNRSDEWGIKASGEPDWSAVKAFEDSVVDKLVNGVTGLLSARKIDVVQGPARLVPGQTALEVGGSRLEASDIVIATGSTPKLLPGVEITDRIITSDQALWYDRIPGSVVVIGAGAVGLEFASLYRSFGAEVTLVEALARLAPLEDDEVSKEIARAYRKRGISTAAGASVEAIVDAGDTVEVTYDPGKGAITVSADVCLVATGRGPVTDGLGLAEAGVSTHEKGFVNVDASLRTNVDHVWAIGDVASTPLQLAHVAFTEGYAVAERIAGHDVPEIEYVKIPKVTYCAPEIASVGLTEAQAREAGLDVTIEKVDFRAIGKANMLGEGGFVKIVGETDGPVRGVHMIGPHVTDLIAEGMLIVNWEAMPAEVAAMMHPHPSLSEGIGEAHLALAGKPLHTP, encoded by the coding sequence ATGGGTGATGCGTACGATGTAGCCGTGATCGGAGGTGGGACGGCGGGGTACTCCGCCGCCCTGCGCGCCGCCGAACTCGGCCTACGCGTCGCTCTCGTCGAGCGCGACGACCGCATCGGCGGCACGTGCCTGCTTCGAGGATGCATCCCGACGAAAGCCCTGCTCCAGTCGGCCGCGGTGATGGATGCCGTGAACCGGTCCGACGAGTGGGGTATCAAGGCATCGGGCGAACCCGATTGGTCGGCCGTGAAAGCCTTCGAAGACTCCGTCGTCGACAAGCTGGTCAACGGCGTCACCGGCCTCCTCTCGGCCCGCAAGATCGACGTCGTGCAGGGACCTGCCCGGCTGGTGCCGGGCCAGACCGCCCTGGAGGTCGGCGGCTCCCGGCTCGAGGCGAGTGACATCGTCATCGCGACCGGGTCCACCCCGAAGCTGCTGCCCGGAGTCGAGATCACCGACCGCATCATCACGAGCGACCAGGCCCTCTGGTACGACCGGATCCCCGGCTCGGTGGTCGTGATCGGGGCGGGCGCGGTCGGACTTGAGTTCGCGTCGTTGTACCGGTCCTTCGGGGCGGAGGTCACCCTCGTCGAGGCGCTCGCGAGACTGGCGCCGCTCGAAGACGACGAGGTGTCGAAGGAGATCGCGCGGGCGTACCGCAAACGCGGCATCAGCACGGCGGCCGGTGCGTCCGTCGAGGCGATCGTGGATGCGGGCGACACCGTTGAGGTGACCTACGACCCCGGGAAGGGCGCCATCACGGTCTCCGCCGACGTCTGCCTCGTCGCCACGGGCCGCGGCCCGGTGACCGACGGACTCGGCTTGGCGGAAGCGGGGGTCTCGACCCACGAGAAGGGGTTCGTGAACGTCGACGCCAGCCTGCGCACGAACGTCGATCACGTGTGGGCGATCGGCGACGTCGCCTCCACCCCGCTGCAGCTCGCCCACGTGGCCTTCACCGAGGGCTACGCGGTCGCCGAGCGCATCGCGGGCCACGACGTGCCCGAGATCGAATACGTGAAGATCCCGAAGGTCACGTACTGCGCGCCCGAGATCGCCAGCGTCGGGCTGACCGAGGCGCAGGCTCGCGAGGCCGGGCTCGACGTCACGATCGAGAAGGTCGACTTCCGGGCGATCGGCAAGGCGAACATGCTCGGCGAGGGAGGGTTCGTGAAGATCGTGGGCGAGACCGACGGACCGGTCCGCGGCGTGCACATGATCGGCCCGCACGTGACCGACCTGATCGCCGAGGGCATGCTGATCGTGAACTGGGAGGCGATGCCCGCCGAGGTGGCGGCGATGATGCACCCCCACCCGTCCCTGTCCGAAGGCATCGGCGAGGCGCACCTGGCGCTCGCCGGCAAGCCCCTGCACACCCCGTGA
- a CDS encoding thiamine pyrophosphate-dependent dehydrogenase E1 component subunit alpha: MATEVGPAGAPAETTGGGRPLPDDELAEMLHMLKLARYFDERMEALYRQGRLPGAIYSGRGQEGTHVGTAWALRPDDSLFPTHRDLTAQLTKGLDLKRVMAQFWARIDGYTRGRDGNSHIGDWFGNKTFTVMSHLPIAYPVAVGAALAYKLKGEPNVALAICGDGSTSNGRWHEAINTSAIHRLPVVWVVNNNQFAYSTPNMLEFAIPTIAERAVAYGIPGVRVDGGNVLEVFEAARAAVERARAGEGPTLIESVSLRWRGHAGHDPAKYMPDELLQEYMANHDPVRNFEEYLLSEGVVTKDDIDGIAQRVEAEFDEGYAFALASPFPEPGDATKGLWVEDGYWTSEPGRGGGTEAG, translated from the coding sequence GTGGCGACCGAGGTCGGCCCCGCCGGCGCCCCAGCCGAGACGACGGGTGGCGGGCGGCCCCTGCCCGACGACGAGCTGGCCGAGATGCTGCACATGCTCAAGCTCGCCCGGTACTTCGACGAGCGCATGGAAGCCCTGTACCGGCAGGGCCGCCTTCCGGGCGCGATCTACTCGGGCCGTGGCCAGGAGGGCACGCACGTCGGCACGGCGTGGGCCCTGCGTCCGGACGACTCGTTGTTCCCCACGCACCGCGACCTCACAGCACAGCTCACCAAGGGTCTGGACCTCAAGCGGGTGATGGCGCAGTTCTGGGCTCGCATCGACGGGTACACCCGCGGGCGCGATGGCAACAGCCACATCGGCGACTGGTTCGGCAACAAGACGTTCACGGTCATGTCGCACCTGCCGATCGCCTATCCGGTCGCGGTCGGCGCGGCGCTCGCCTACAAGCTCAAGGGCGAGCCCAACGTCGCCCTCGCGATCTGCGGAGACGGCTCCACCTCGAACGGGCGCTGGCACGAGGCGATCAACACGTCGGCGATCCACCGGCTCCCCGTCGTCTGGGTCGTGAACAACAACCAGTTCGCGTACTCGACCCCGAACATGCTCGAGTTCGCGATCCCGACGATCGCCGAGCGGGCGGTCGCCTACGGCATCCCCGGTGTCCGCGTCGACGGCGGCAACGTGCTCGAGGTCTTCGAGGCCGCGCGCGCGGCGGTCGAGCGCGCCCGGGCCGGTGAGGGCCCGACGCTGATCGAGTCGGTCTCGCTGCGGTGGCGGGGCCACGCGGGGCACGACCCGGCGAAGTACATGCCCGACGAGCTGCTCCAGGAGTACATGGCGAACCACGATCCGGTGCGCAACTTCGAGGAGTACTTGCTCTCGGAAGGTGTCGTCACGAAGGACGACATCGACGGGATCGCGCAGCGCGTCGAGGCAGAGTTCGACGAGGGGTACGCGTTCGCACTCGCCTCCCCGTTCCCCGAGCCCGGCGACGCCACGAAAGGGCTCTGGGTCGAGGACGGCTACTGGACGAGCGAGCCCGGCCGCGGCGGCGGCACCGAGGCGGGCTGA
- a CDS encoding alpha-ketoacid dehydrogenase subunit beta has protein sequence MATTVKLEAGAAGHGAEPRGKRGDDGQATYLIAIAEALWEEMERDERVYMLGEDIAVYGGAFKVTEGFLDRFGEQRVIDTPIAEETIVGMAVGSAMEGLRPVAEFQYADFMSSGFDSISTVLGRYHYRSGVPLPVVLRGPSGGYVRASSFHSVNPEPWFAYGGGIKIVAPAFPADAKGLMKSAVRDDNPVLYLEHKWIYRRIKEQVPTDPEFLVPIGEADVKREGTDVSIVTYGALVHKSLEAAESLAQRGISAEVVDLRTVHPIDEETVLNSIAKTSRALVVSESYRFVGIGAEVGATIAEKAFEHLDAPVTRLSPPNMPVPFSPTLEDAFLPQVADIEHAVEELSAW, from the coding sequence ATGGCGACGACCGTGAAGCTCGAAGCCGGCGCCGCCGGTCACGGCGCCGAACCACGCGGGAAGCGCGGCGACGACGGGCAGGCCACCTACCTGATCGCGATCGCCGAGGCCCTCTGGGAGGAGATGGAGCGCGACGAGCGTGTCTACATGCTCGGCGAGGACATCGCCGTCTACGGTGGGGCCTTCAAGGTGACCGAGGGGTTCCTCGACCGATTCGGTGAGCAGCGCGTGATCGACACGCCGATCGCCGAGGAGACGATCGTCGGCATGGCGGTCGGCTCGGCGATGGAAGGCTTGCGGCCCGTCGCGGAGTTCCAGTACGCCGACTTCATGTCGTCGGGATTCGACTCGATCTCCACGGTGCTGGGGCGCTACCACTATCGCTCGGGCGTGCCGCTGCCGGTCGTCCTGCGCGGTCCGTCGGGAGGGTACGTGCGGGCGTCGTCGTTCCACTCGGTGAATCCCGAGCCCTGGTTCGCCTACGGGGGCGGCATCAAGATCGTGGCGCCGGCGTTCCCGGCCGACGCCAAGGGTTTGATGAAGTCCGCGGTGCGCGACGACAACCCGGTGCTCTACCTCGAGCACAAGTGGATCTATCGGCGCATCAAGGAGCAAGTCCCCACCGACCCTGAGTTCCTCGTGCCGATCGGCGAGGCCGACGTGAAGCGTGAGGGCACCGACGTCTCGATCGTCACGTACGGCGCGCTCGTGCACAAGTCCCTGGAGGCCGCCGAGAGCCTCGCGCAGCGTGGCATCTCCGCCGAGGTCGTCGATCTGCGCACCGTGCATCCGATCGACGAGGAGACCGTGCTGAACTCGATCGCGAAGACGTCGCGTGCGCTGGTCGTGAGCGAAAGCTACCGGTTCGTCGGCATCGGGGCCGAGGTCGGGGCGACGATCGCCGAGAAGGCGTTCGAGCACCTCGACGCCCCCGTGACCAGGCTGTCGCCGCCCAACATGCCGGTCCCCTTCTCCCCCACGCTCGAGGACGCGTTCCTGCCGCAGGTGGCCGACATCGAGCACGCCGTCGAGGAGTTGTCCGCCTGGTGA
- the lipB gene encoding lipoyl(octanoyl) transferase LipB: MTRRTWLFEPDGLVPYDAANEAMHDLARRRLDDVVPDAVILLQHPPVFTAGRRAKPEHLVWSEDEAAAHGAGVHHIDRGGSFTFHGPGQLVGYPILHLGGRPDAARYLRALEAAVIRTGAELGVELHRRDDVQTGVFAGDDKVCAIGVRLMRTRVTLHGFAINCDTDLSWFDGIVACGLPDNGVTSLSRLLERDVTVEEVLPIVEDALAAEFGLAYEMAPPDELEPFLAPLVA, from the coding sequence ATGACCCGGCGGACGTGGCTGTTCGAGCCCGATGGGCTCGTGCCGTACGACGCCGCGAACGAGGCGATGCACGACCTGGCGCGGCGGCGACTCGACGACGTGGTCCCCGACGCAGTGATCCTGCTGCAGCACCCTCCGGTGTTCACGGCCGGCCGCCGTGCGAAGCCCGAGCACCTGGTCTGGAGTGAGGACGAGGCGGCCGCGCACGGCGCCGGGGTGCACCACATCGACCGGGGTGGCTCGTTCACGTTCCACGGACCCGGGCAGCTCGTGGGGTATCCGATCCTGCACCTCGGCGGTCGCCCCGACGCTGCTCGGTACCTGCGCGCGCTCGAGGCCGCCGTGATCCGAACCGGCGCGGAGCTCGGGGTGGAACTGCACCGGCGGGACGACGTGCAGACGGGGGTCTTCGCCGGGGACGACAAGGTCTGTGCGATCGGCGTGCGCTTGATGCGGACCCGGGTGACGCTGCACGGCTTCGCGATCAACTGCGACACCGACCTGTCGTGGTTCGACGGCATCGTGGCCTGTGGGCTCCCCGACAACGGCGTGACGTCGCTCTCGAGGCTGCTCGAGCGCGACGTCACCGTCGAGGAGGTCCTCCCGATCGTGGAAGACGCACTCGCGGCAGAGTTCGGGCTCGCCTACGAGATGGCCCCTCCTGACGAGCTCGAACCGTTCCTCGCGCCCCTGGTGGCCTGA
- a CDS encoding class I SAM-dependent methyltransferase, whose protein sequence is MPDVHDRIRDFWDRDAETYDRSVSHAVSDPLEAATWRAALRRALPEPPVAVLDAGAGTGSLSLLAAELGYRVTALDLSEGMLSKAREKAAVKGLELRFEVGSAMAPPGGPFDAVIERHLLWTMPDPVGALRAWREVTAAGGRIVLFEGVRGSRASADRAKHAMADMVRRAMGVADHHHAPYPDEVLEALPLAGMPSPIPLVDAAYEAGWTGVRIQRLRDIEWAARLHEPWPLGWLEHLPRYALIADTA, encoded by the coding sequence ATGCCCGACGTGCACGATCGGATCAGGGACTTCTGGGATCGCGATGCAGAGACCTACGACCGCTCCGTCTCGCATGCGGTCTCCGATCCGCTCGAGGCGGCCACCTGGCGAGCCGCGCTGCGACGAGCGCTGCCCGAGCCGCCCGTCGCGGTGCTCGACGCCGGGGCGGGCACGGGCTCGCTGAGCCTGCTCGCGGCGGAGCTCGGGTATCGGGTGACCGCCCTGGACCTGTCCGAGGGCATGCTCTCGAAGGCCCGCGAGAAGGCCGCCGTGAAGGGGCTCGAGCTCCGGTTCGAGGTCGGATCCGCGATGGCGCCGCCCGGTGGACCGTTCGACGCCGTGATCGAGCGTCATCTGCTGTGGACCATGCCCGACCCGGTCGGAGCGCTCCGCGCGTGGCGCGAGGTGACGGCGGCCGGCGGACGCATCGTGCTCTTCGAGGGGGTCCGGGGTTCCCGCGCCTCCGCCGACCGGGCCAAGCACGCCATGGCCGACATGGTCCGTCGAGCGATGGGGGTCGCCGACCACCACCATGCCCCCTACCCCGACGAGGTGCTCGAGGCGCTGCCGCTCGCGGGGATGCCGTCACCCATCCCCCTGGTCGACGCCGCCTACGAGGCCGGATGGACCGGCGTGCGCATCCAGCGTCTCCGTGACATCGAGTGGGCCGCCCGGTTGCACGAGCCCTGGCCCCTGGGATGGCTCGAGCATCTCCCGCGGTACGCGCTGATCGCCGACACCGCCTGA
- a CDS encoding tetratricopeptide repeat protein → MSRPSTATTVLDVTDADFEQVVIEGSMQRPVVVDMWASWCAPCRTLGPILEKVAAERQGAFLLAKLDVDANAVGNALLQAVQSQGIPTVVAFSGGQPVNMFIGAYPEPEVNRFIDSILPSEADVEADEALAEEVAGDLASAEAGYRDALAKDPDNREAAVGLARILVGRGQTEEAKALVEPLLPDRDAERVMATVRVHDWASLAGEDAISRARAAAASGRWRDALEGLLAAFDDDPATARESMVDIFATLGDDPLVGEYRPKLAARLF, encoded by the coding sequence ATGAGCAGGCCGAGCACCGCGACCACCGTGCTCGACGTCACCGACGCCGACTTCGAGCAGGTGGTGATCGAAGGCTCGATGCAGCGCCCCGTCGTGGTCGACATGTGGGCCTCGTGGTGCGCGCCGTGCCGCACGCTCGGCCCGATCCTCGAGAAGGTCGCCGCGGAGCGGCAAGGAGCGTTCCTCCTGGCCAAGCTCGACGTCGACGCCAACGCCGTCGGCAACGCATTGTTGCAGGCGGTGCAGAGTCAGGGGATCCCCACCGTCGTGGCGTTCAGTGGTGGGCAGCCCGTGAACATGTTCATCGGGGCCTACCCCGAACCCGAGGTCAACCGGTTCATCGACTCGATCCTCCCGAGCGAGGCCGACGTCGAGGCCGACGAGGCACTCGCGGAGGAGGTCGCCGGCGACCTCGCGTCGGCTGAGGCGGGGTACCGTGACGCCCTCGCGAAGGATCCGGACAACCGGGAAGCGGCGGTCGGGCTCGCCCGGATCCTGGTGGGCCGCGGACAGACCGAGGAGGCGAAGGCGCTCGTCGAGCCCTTGCTGCCCGATCGCGATGCGGAACGCGTGATGGCGACGGTGCGGGTTCACGACTGGGCCTCGCTCGCGGGCGAGGACGCGATCTCGAGGGCGAGGGCGGCGGCGGCCTCGGGGAGGTGGCGCGACGCGCTCGAAGGGCTGCTCGCGGCCTTCGACGACGACCCGGCCACCGCGCGGGAGTCGATGGTCGACATCTTCGCCACCCTCGGGGACGACCCGCTCGTGGGGGAGTACCGGCCCAAGCTCGCCGCCCGTCTCTTCTGA
- a CDS encoding heavy metal translocating P-type ATPase — MESDRHAIVLDIEGMTCASCVQRVERALERVPGVQAASVNLATRTAMVREEQGGRDAVHVGPLVEAVRGVGYGARIHTERRSPADEARSYARRLAVAVPLTVAVLWLTFALPHAARSQELAWLLSTPVVFYSGWPFLRAAARSALHGATTMDTLVAIGSLSAYGYSAAAVLLGEHDHYFDTAAVIVTLILVGKVLEARARASAADASRALLDRGAKSATLLIDGSERPVPIDDLRPGQLVVVRPGETIPADGIVKQGSSWVDLSLLTGESAPVEVEPGDDVVGATVNGNGRLVVFVTTVGAGTRLAEIVRLLEAAQGSKAPVQRLADRVSAVFVPVVLAIAAATFVGWLALTDATTGAAMLHAVAVLLIACPCALGLATPAAIMAGTGRAAELGVLFKGGEVFESARSADVVLLDKTGTVTDGVMRLTDLVPSPGVDDDTLLAATAAAEAGSEHPIAEAIVLAARERAIDVPAGDRHRAEPGLGAISTVDGREVRVGRAGPLSPAMQAQIDRLAAEGRTPFAVWRDGDPIGVVAVADRVKPEARDTVARLRGAGLEVAMVTGDHRATARAVAADVGIRRVSAEVGPEGKVEEVAQLQGAGHRVIFVGDGLNDAPALAKADVGVAMGRGTDVALAAAEVNLLGGSLASVADAIELARRTYRVIAQNLFWAFAYNVVMIPLAVFGVLDPMWAAAAMAVSSVTVVLNALRLRRFGRGRDRGDLGGSRRPPVAAVSV, encoded by the coding sequence GTGGAGAGCGACCGTCACGCGATCGTGCTCGACATCGAGGGCATGACCTGCGCGTCCTGTGTGCAGCGGGTGGAACGTGCGCTCGAGCGGGTGCCGGGGGTGCAGGCAGCCTCGGTGAACCTCGCGACGCGCACCGCGATGGTCCGGGAGGAGCAGGGCGGTCGCGACGCGGTCCACGTCGGACCGCTCGTGGAGGCGGTCCGAGGGGTCGGGTACGGCGCCCGGATCCACACCGAGCGACGGTCTCCGGCCGACGAGGCACGGTCGTACGCGCGCAGGCTCGCGGTGGCGGTGCCGCTGACGGTCGCCGTCCTCTGGCTCACGTTCGCCCTGCCGCATGCGGCGCGGAGCCAGGAGCTGGCATGGCTGCTCTCGACGCCCGTCGTCTTCTACTCGGGCTGGCCGTTCCTTCGAGCAGCGGCGCGGTCCGCCCTGCACGGCGCGACCACGATGGATACGTTGGTCGCGATCGGCTCGCTGTCGGCGTACGGGTACAGCGCCGCTGCCGTCCTGCTGGGCGAACACGACCACTACTTCGACACGGCGGCCGTGATCGTCACGTTGATCCTCGTCGGCAAAGTGCTCGAGGCACGCGCTCGCGCCAGCGCCGCCGACGCATCGAGGGCGCTGCTCGACCGTGGGGCGAAGTCGGCGACGCTGCTGATCGACGGGTCGGAACGGCCGGTCCCGATCGACGACCTCCGCCCCGGGCAGCTCGTCGTCGTCCGCCCCGGCGAGACGATCCCGGCCGACGGGATCGTGAAGCAGGGGTCGTCGTGGGTCGACCTCTCGCTGCTGACCGGCGAGTCGGCGCCCGTCGAGGTCGAGCCCGGCGACGACGTCGTCGGGGCCACGGTGAACGGGAACGGCCGATTGGTCGTCTTCGTCACCACCGTCGGCGCTGGGACGCGGCTCGCCGAGATCGTGCGCCTGCTCGAGGCCGCCCAGGGTTCGAAGGCGCCGGTCCAGCGCCTCGCGGATCGCGTGTCGGCGGTCTTCGTGCCCGTCGTCCTCGCGATCGCCGCGGCCACGTTCGTCGGCTGGCTCGCGCTCACCGACGCGACGACGGGAGCGGCGATGCTCCATGCGGTGGCGGTCCTGCTCATCGCGTGCCCGTGCGCGCTCGGGCTCGCCACGCCCGCGGCGATCATGGCGGGCACGGGGAGGGCGGCAGAGCTGGGTGTCCTCTTCAAGGGCGGCGAGGTGTTCGAGTCCGCTCGCAGCGCCGACGTCGTGCTGCTCGACAAGACGGGCACGGTGACCGACGGCGTGATGCGGCTCACCGATCTCGTTCCGTCCCCCGGGGTGGACGACGACACCCTCCTCGCAGCTACGGCCGCGGCGGAAGCCGGTTCGGAACATCCGATCGCCGAGGCGATCGTCCTCGCGGCCCGGGAGCGCGCCATCGACGTGCCCGCGGGGGACCGGCACCGCGCCGAACCGGGACTCGGGGCCATCTCGACGGTCGACGGGCGTGAGGTCCGTGTCGGACGGGCGGGGCCGTTGTCGCCCGCGATGCAGGCGCAGATCGACCGATTGGCCGCGGAGGGTCGAACCCCGTTCGCCGTGTGGCGTGACGGCGACCCGATCGGCGTGGTGGCCGTGGCCGATCGGGTGAAGCCCGAGGCACGCGACACCGTCGCCCGCCTCCGCGGGGCCGGCCTCGAGGTCGCGATGGTCACGGGCGACCATCGCGCGACCGCTCGGGCGGTCGCCGCCGATGTCGGGATCCGTCGCGTGTCCGCCGAGGTCGGTCCCGAGGGCAAGGTCGAGGAGGTCGCGCAGCTGCAGGGGGCCGGGCATCGGGTGATCTTCGTCGGCGACGGGTTGAACGACGCGCCCGCCCTGGCCAAGGCCGACGTGGGCGTCGCGATGGGGAGGGGCACCGACGTCGCGCTCGCCGCGGCCGAGGTGAACCTGTTGGGAGGCTCGCTCGCATCGGTGGCGGATGCGATCGAGCTCGCCCGTCGGACCTACCGGGTCATCGCGCAGAACCTCTTCTGGGCGTTCGCGTACAACGTCGTGATGATCCCGCTCGCCGTGTTCGGGGTGCTCGATCCGATGTGGGCGGCCGCGGCGATGGCGGTCTCGAGCGTGACCGTGGTGCTGAACGCGCTCCGCCTCCGCCGGTTCGGTCGTGGTCGCGATCGCGGCGACCTCGGCGGGTCACGCCGCCCGCCCGTCGCAGCCGTGAGCGTGTGA
- a CDS encoding metal-sensitive transcriptional regulator, producing the protein MNKKAVQDRLRRIEGQVRGLQRMVDEDAYCIDILTQLSSVQAALRAVGMGLLDDHVRHCVRESIEQGGGEAKIEELMAAVGRLAGK; encoded by the coding sequence ATGAACAAGAAGGCGGTGCAGGATCGGCTCCGTCGCATCGAGGGTCAGGTCCGCGGCCTGCAGCGCATGGTGGACGAGGATGCCTACTGCATCGACATCCTCACCCAGCTGAGCTCGGTCCAGGCTGCACTGCGAGCTGTCGGCATGGGGTTGCTCGATGACCACGTGCGCCACTGCGTCCGCGAGTCGATCGAGCAGGGGGGCGGTGAGGCCAAGATCGAGGAGTTGATGGCGGCGGTGGGCCGGCTCGCGGGCAAGTGA